A genome region from Cannabis sativa cultivar Pink pepper isolate KNU-18-1 unplaced genomic scaffold, ASM2916894v1 Contig7, whole genome shotgun sequence includes the following:
- the LOC115716317 gene encoding flowering locus K homology domain isoform X1, with amino-acid sequence MAEPGELPLNPLGTLVAPVYGSETGHSAAGKRRREEYSPGVMSPVGDGDETASKRRVKGQDVLFRIVVPSRQIGKVIGKEGCRIQKIREESKATIKIADAVARHEERVVIVNSKDSDNSVSDAENALQQIASLILKEDDSTAEASKVGAGHVAANTIRLLIAGSQAGSLIGMSGQNIEKLRNSSGASITVLAQNQLPLCASAHESDRVVQISGDVSAVLKALEEIGCQLRENPPRQVISISPAYNYTTVRPHPPYMDPSSADYVTFEMVISETLVGGLIGRCGSNISRIRNESGATIKVYGGKGEQNQRQIQFGGSIQQVALAKQRVDEYIYSQLIQPAGAQQASNNTETMKGGPKNLDHEFSCILHDNYPCIFKSCIAVCWPMRFPPLP; translated from the exons ATGGCTGAACCAGGTGAACTTCCGTTAAACCCCTTGGGTACCCTCGTTGCGCCTGTTTATGGATCCGAGACCGGTCATTCAGCTGCCGGAAAGCGCCGCCGGGAGGAATATTCTCCGGGTGTGATGTCACCGGTGGGCGATGGAGATGAGACGGCATCCAAGCGGCGGGTCAAGGGCCAGGACGTGCTGTTCAGAATCGTTGTTCCGTCGAGGCAGATTGGCAAGGTCATTGGTAAAGAGGGTTGCAGAATACAGAAGATTCGGGAGGAGAGCAAAGCCACTATCAAAATCGCCGACGCTGTAGCG CGACATGAAGAAAGAGTGGTTATTGTAAATTCAAAGGATAGTGACAACTCGGTTTCAGATGCTGAGAATGCTCTACAGCAAATTGCGAGTTTGATTCTGAAG GAGGATGATAGCACTGCAGAGGCATCCAAAGTTGGGGCTGGACATGTGGCTGCGAATACAATCAGGCTTTTGATTGCTGGGTCGCAAGCAGGTTCTTTAATTGGGATGTCTGGTCAGAATATCGAGAAATTAAGGAACTCATCTGGTGCTTCTATTACCGTTCTGGCTCAGAATCAGTTGCCTTTGTGTGCTTCTGCTCATGAATCTGATCGAGTTGTACAA ATATCAGGTGATGTTTCTGCAGTTTTGAAGGCTTTAGAGGAGATAGGCTGTCAACTAAg GGAAAATCCTCCTAGACAAGTCATATCTATCAGTCCAGCTTATAACTATACTACAGTCCGACCGCATCCACCTTACATGGACCCATCATCag CTGATTATGTAACTTTCGAGATGGTAATATCAGAAACCCTGGTTGGTGGTTTGATTGGAAGGTGCGGCTCTAACATATCAAGGATTAGGAATGAATCTGGAGCAACTATCAAG GTTTATGGTGGGAAAGGTGAACAAAATCAGAGACAAATTCAGTTTGGTGGGAGCATCCAACAG GTTGCACTGGCCAAGCAGAGAGTTGACGAATACATATATTCTCAGTTGATCCAACCAGCTGGCGCTCAACAAGCA AGCAACAATACTGAGACAATGAAGGGTGGACCTAAGAACTTGGACCATGAATTCAGTTGTATACTTCATGATAATTATCCTTGTATTTTCAAGTCTTGCATTGCAGTTTGCTGGCCGATGCGGTTTCCGCCTCTACCTTGA
- the LOC115716317 gene encoding flowering locus K homology domain isoform X2 translates to MAEPGELPLNPLGTLVAPVYGSETGHSAAGKRRREEYSPGVMSPVGDGDETASKRRVKGQDVLFRIVVPSRQIGKVIGKEGCRIQKIREESKATIKIADAVARHEERVVIVNSKDSDNSVSDAENALQQIASLILKEDDSTAEASKVGAGHVAANTIRLLIAGSQAGSLIGMSGQNIEKLRNSSGASITVLAQNQLPLCASAHESDRVVQISGDVSAVLKALEEIGCQLRENPPRQVISISPAYNYTTVRPHPPYMDPSSADYVTFEMVISETLVGGLIGRCGSNISRIRNESGATIKVYGGKGEQNQRQIQFGGSIQQVALAKQRVDEYIYSQLIQPAGAQQASRATILRQ, encoded by the exons ATGGCTGAACCAGGTGAACTTCCGTTAAACCCCTTGGGTACCCTCGTTGCGCCTGTTTATGGATCCGAGACCGGTCATTCAGCTGCCGGAAAGCGCCGCCGGGAGGAATATTCTCCGGGTGTGATGTCACCGGTGGGCGATGGAGATGAGACGGCATCCAAGCGGCGGGTCAAGGGCCAGGACGTGCTGTTCAGAATCGTTGTTCCGTCGAGGCAGATTGGCAAGGTCATTGGTAAAGAGGGTTGCAGAATACAGAAGATTCGGGAGGAGAGCAAAGCCACTATCAAAATCGCCGACGCTGTAGCG CGACATGAAGAAAGAGTGGTTATTGTAAATTCAAAGGATAGTGACAACTCGGTTTCAGATGCTGAGAATGCTCTACAGCAAATTGCGAGTTTGATTCTGAAG GAGGATGATAGCACTGCAGAGGCATCCAAAGTTGGGGCTGGACATGTGGCTGCGAATACAATCAGGCTTTTGATTGCTGGGTCGCAAGCAGGTTCTTTAATTGGGATGTCTGGTCAGAATATCGAGAAATTAAGGAACTCATCTGGTGCTTCTATTACCGTTCTGGCTCAGAATCAGTTGCCTTTGTGTGCTTCTGCTCATGAATCTGATCGAGTTGTACAA ATATCAGGTGATGTTTCTGCAGTTTTGAAGGCTTTAGAGGAGATAGGCTGTCAACTAAg GGAAAATCCTCCTAGACAAGTCATATCTATCAGTCCAGCTTATAACTATACTACAGTCCGACCGCATCCACCTTACATGGACCCATCATCag CTGATTATGTAACTTTCGAGATGGTAATATCAGAAACCCTGGTTGGTGGTTTGATTGGAAGGTGCGGCTCTAACATATCAAGGATTAGGAATGAATCTGGAGCAACTATCAAG GTTTATGGTGGGAAAGGTGAACAAAATCAGAGACAAATTCAGTTTGGTGGGAGCATCCAACAG GTTGCACTGGCCAAGCAGAGAGTTGACGAATACATATATTCTCAGTTGATCCAACCAGCTGGCGCTCAACAAGCA AGCAGAGCAACAATACTGAGACAATGA